Part of the Drosophila kikkawai strain 14028-0561.14 chromosome 3L, DkikHiC1v2, whole genome shotgun sequence genome is shown below.
AGACTCTaataaagttgaaaatttgatttgaCTTCACTTGACTGATCAGATCCATTTATTTACATCGTCAAATACCAAACAACCGCTACTGCAGAATTGTGACCACTAAAGCAAGGACTAGGACCGCAGTGGAGCACTTCGCGCAGACCCCCGCCTCAACCGTCATCTTCACATTCTCGTTCATGTAGGCGATGGCCACCGATAAGGGGGGCGAGTCTGCGTCGCACGCCGAAGGCGCACAGGTGTTGTACAGATCGGTGGTGTAGTGGAACGGGAAGTCGATGCAATGGAGCTGGGCAGGCATCGTGTCAGGCAGGACATAGTTGCGCCCGTCGCAGTACAATTGCTGGTTGCTCAAGACCACCGTGTAGCAGCTGAAGAGCGGCGAGTCATAGAAGGCGATAAGCAGGTAAGATGGGCGGTTGGTGTCCGTTCGTCTCCAGATGGCGTACGGTGTACCGATGGCTGGGATGCGGTCCTTGTGCTGATAACGGATGTTTTCTGCGTAGGTGCTGTGGCAGACGTACTCTAAAATATGTCCCTCGATGAAGCTACAGCTTGCGTTCTCACAGGCAGCCGGCGTTGGTCCCATTAGTATCAatgtcagcagcagcagcaccgctTTATTATTCAACTTTTGGGGGCTGGAGAGGCGCACTGGCATTGCTTATAGTCAAATGATTCTGGATCATTTTAGAAAAATTTGACTGGGACGTCTAGGAGAATAATCCCAGAGCTTGTTTGACAGGAGTTTCTTTCGTTTACCCCGAAACCGGCGTTACCTGATCTAGCACCGCCTCCGACTCCGACTCATATCACAGTGCCTTCTGTGGCTACTGCACATTGATGTTATAAGGTGAATCTGAAGCAGGGGATGCT
Proteins encoded:
- the LOC108084762 gene encoding uncharacterized protein codes for the protein MPVRLSSPQKLNNKAVLLLLTLILMGPTPAACENASCSFIEGHILEYVCHSTYAENIRYQHKDRIPAIGTPYAIWRRTDTNRPSYLLIAFYDSPLFSCYTVVLSNQQLYCDGRNYVLPDTMPAQLHCIDFPFHYTTDLYNTCAPSACDADSPPLSVAIAYMNENVKMTVEAGVCAKCSTAVLVLALVVTILQ